A single Paraburkholderia sp. FT54 DNA region contains:
- a CDS encoding ABC transporter substrate-binding protein — MKFRAIMGALCAAGLMCGVSAVQAAESVEVLHWWTSGGESKAVGVLKDDMTKQGYTWKDFAVAGGAGAAAMTALKTQVISGNAPSAAQIKGPLIQDWASQGVLVPIDSVAGDWKKNLPPEIDKIMHADGHYVAAPFSVHRVNWLYINKAALDKAGGKAPTTWPEFFAVADKMKAAGIQPIAMGGQPWQDLTLWEDVVLSQGAGFYKKALVDLDEKTLTSDQMVGVFDTVRKIQGYFDAGRTGRDWNLATAMVINGKAGMQFMGDWAKGEFANAGKKSGSDYVCAAVPGTEKSYTFNVDSFVFFQQKGAKTATPGQLALAKTIMSPDFQEQFSLNKGSIPVRLGVSMAKFDDCAKKSYADEQVAIKSGGYVPSLAHGMAQPDAAAGAISDVVTKFMNSQQDSKSAVAALAKAAKTK; from the coding sequence ATGAAATTTCGCGCGATCATGGGCGCTTTGTGCGCCGCAGGTCTGATGTGTGGCGTCTCGGCCGTGCAAGCCGCCGAGTCGGTCGAAGTGTTGCACTGGTGGACTTCGGGCGGTGAATCGAAAGCCGTCGGCGTCCTCAAGGACGACATGACGAAGCAAGGTTACACGTGGAAGGACTTCGCGGTTGCGGGTGGCGCCGGCGCGGCTGCCATGACGGCACTCAAGACGCAGGTCATCTCGGGCAACGCACCGAGCGCTGCGCAGATCAAGGGTCCGCTGATCCAGGACTGGGCGTCGCAAGGCGTGCTGGTGCCGATCGACTCCGTCGCGGGTGACTGGAAGAAGAACCTGCCGCCGGAAATCGACAAGATCATGCACGCAGACGGTCACTACGTGGCCGCGCCGTTCTCGGTGCACCGCGTGAACTGGCTGTACATCAACAAGGCAGCGCTGGACAAGGCAGGCGGCAAGGCGCCGACCACGTGGCCTGAGTTCTTCGCGGTGGCCGACAAGATGAAAGCCGCGGGCATCCAGCCGATCGCGATGGGTGGCCAGCCGTGGCAAGACCTGACGCTGTGGGAAGACGTCGTGCTGTCGCAAGGCGCGGGCTTCTACAAGAAGGCACTGGTCGATCTCGACGAGAAGACGCTGACGTCGGATCAGATGGTCGGTGTGTTCGACACGGTCCGCAAGATCCAGGGTTACTTCGACGCGGGCCGCACGGGCCGTGACTGGAACCTCGCCACGGCGATGGTCATCAACGGCAAGGCCGGCATGCAGTTCATGGGCGACTGGGCGAAGGGCGAATTCGCCAACGCCGGCAAGAAGTCGGGCTCGGACTACGTCTGCGCCGCTGTGCCGGGCACCGAAAAGTCCTACACGTTCAACGTCGACTCGTTCGTGTTCTTCCAGCAGAAGGGCGCGAAGACGGCAACGCCGGGTCAGCTCGCGCTGGCGAAGACGATCATGTCGCCGGACTTCCAGGAGCAGTTCAGCCTGAACAAGGGTTCCATCCCGGTTCGTCTGGGCGTGTCGATGGCCAAGTTCGACGACTGCGCGAAGAAGTCGTACGCGGATGAACAAGTGGCGATCAAGTCGGGCGGCTATGTGCCTTCGCTGGCACACGGCATGGCGCAACCGGATGCAGCAGCCGGCGCGATCTCGGACGTGGTCACGAAGTTCATGAACTCGCAGCAGGATTCGAAGAGCGCAGTCGCCGCGCTCGCGAAGGCAGCGAAGACCAAGTAA